In Clostridium swellfunianum, a genomic segment contains:
- a CDS encoding carbohydrate ABC transporter permease: protein MKENKNRQEKMNSASDEVKYKSKSRMELIGKIIVFIILIAGAAFIMLPLVWMISTALKSDRELFINSSLIPQDWVWNNFPRAWKSAPFTIYLKNTLFITGMGVIGALISNSLVAYGFAKIDFKGKKVLFAMLLATMMIPGSVTMIPTYILFAKLKWIGTFLPLIIPPFFAGAFNVFLIRQFLMGIPNDYSEAAKIEGANEFMIYSRIILPLCKPVLTAIAIFEFNGKWNDFMGPLLYLTKEKMYTLQMGLRTFQSSNGMEWQMFMAASLIVLLPVVIIFFTLQNYFIEGVSMSGIKG from the coding sequence ATGAAAGAAAATAAGAATAGACAAGAAAAGATGAACTCTGCTTCAGACGAAGTTAAATATAAAAGCAAGAGCAGGATGGAGCTGATTGGAAAGATAATAGTGTTTATTATTTTGATAGCAGGAGCTGCATTTATAATGCTCCCTCTCGTTTGGATGATTTCAACTGCATTAAAGTCAGATAGAGAATTATTTATAAACAGTTCTCTTATCCCACAGGATTGGGTGTGGAACAACTTCCCTAGAGCATGGAAATCAGCGCCGTTTACAATCTATTTAAAAAATACCTTATTCATAACAGGAATGGGTGTTATTGGAGCTCTTATATCTAACTCGCTTGTTGCTTATGGTTTTGCAAAGATTGACTTTAAAGGCAAAAAAGTTCTATTTGCAATGCTTCTTGCAACAATGATGATACCAGGATCAGTTACTATGATTCCAACTTATATATTATTTGCTAAGTTGAAGTGGATAGGAACATTTTTACCTTTAATAATTCCTCCATTTTTCGCAGGTGCATTTAATGTGTTTTTAATAAGACAGTTCCTAATGGGAATACCAAACGATTATTCAGAAGCAGCTAAGATAGAAGGGGCTAATGAATTCATGATTTACTCAAGAATTATTCTTCCATTATGCAAGCCTGTCTTAACAGCTATAGCTATATTTGAATTTAACGGCAAATGGAATGACTTTATGGGGCCATTGCTTTATTTAACAAAAGAAAAAATGTATACACTTCAAATGGGACTTAGAACTTTCCAAAGCTCTAATGGTATGGAGTGGCAAATGTTTATGGCTGCATCACTTATAGTATTGCTGCCAGTAGTAATCATATTCTTCACATTACAAAACTACTTCATCGAAGGAGTATCAATGTCAGGTATTAAGGGATAA
- a CDS encoding DUF421 domain-containing protein, which translates to MYIILSYSVRIFLVYFFTYLATRILTKKAMAEMTAYDIAGLMILANVASEPLVDKVVVKSVYGVGLLVLLIVLAARLAVINRFTMFFEHTATRIIENGQLNMKALKKLSLSLNQLEGLLRQQGYDKVSDVQTAIFEPQGNLSVFPKAENKPATLKDLNIKTQNERITLPLVFDGSIAYANLKHLGKDETWLLEELKKQGYQDYKNEVALAELDPSWNLRILKK; encoded by the coding sequence ATGTATATTATTTTAAGCTATTCTGTAAGGATATTTTTAGTTTACTTTTTTACATACTTAGCTACAAGAATACTGACTAAAAAGGCTATGGCAGAAATGACTGCTTATGATATAGCCGGCCTAATGATCTTGGCTAATGTGGCATCAGAACCACTAGTTGATAAGGTGGTAGTGAAATCAGTATATGGAGTAGGTCTTTTGGTTCTTCTAATAGTTTTAGCTGCTCGTCTAGCGGTTATAAATAGATTTACAATGTTTTTCGAACATACTGCCACTAGGATTATTGAGAATGGACAGTTAAATATGAAAGCTTTGAAAAAGCTAAGCCTAAGCTTAAATCAACTTGAAGGTCTTTTAAGACAGCAGGGCTATGATAAGGTCTCCGATGTACAAACTGCGATTTTTGAACCTCAGGGAAATTTATCGGTGTTTCCTAAGGCTGAGAATAAGCCTGCAACCTTAAAAGATTTAAATATAAAAACTCAAAATGAACGCATTACATTACCTTTAGTTTTCGATGGTAGTATAGCCTATGCTAATTTAAAGCATTTAGGTAAAGATGAAACTTGGCTTTTGGAAGAACTCAAGAAACAAGGCTACCAAGATTATAAAAATGAAGTAGCTTTAGCAGAACTAGATCCTTCTTGGAATTTACGTATTTTAAAAAAGTAA
- a CDS encoding sensor histidine kinase, whose protein sequence is MGSDKSPYLLVRDGLVIKISQQFIDLTGFSFDELLNQNIDSIFKILRIGPDVNTNDIDENIDYFLFTKLLEVRRVNIKLVEEAQIKCFVFEEKPNFNLDAKFPLMSKLCLDNYYGIAVFSLPDMILLKANETFASFFDKPFNKKENCIGRRVSDFVTGFKGSTSEKIWQTIVETGKTHKIDEYVYDRFERGITYWKTTLTPICENGKLKYCIEMTEDITEQVLYRKTVEEQARVIKEQNERLKLQAEEIKQQKEELLSAEYEKNIALEKALEMKDEFLSLITHEFRTPLNVINTAIQAINYFCINELSERTKKYVDMIRLNTFRQLRLVNNLLDITRANAGRIKINKKNLDIVFISKAITESVQAYASQKGVEVTFISKIHRKVIGIDDEKYERILLNLLSNAIKFTPKGKSITVSLASKKKSICIEVKDEGIGIPKDKMKVIFERFGQVDSSLSRQAEGTGIGLSLVKRFIEALDGSISVKSTVNKGSTFSILLPDEIIDEKENEMESADLMDNRLVQVTNVEFSDIYL, encoded by the coding sequence ATGGGTTCAGATAAATCACCTTACTTATTAGTAAGAGATGGCTTGGTAATTAAGATAAGTCAACAATTTATTGATTTAACAGGGTTTTCTTTTGACGAGCTATTAAATCAGAATATAGATAGCATATTTAAAATACTGAGGATTGGTCCCGATGTAAATACTAATGATATCGATGAAAATATCGATTATTTCCTATTTACAAAGTTACTTGAAGTTAGGAGAGTTAACATTAAGCTAGTAGAAGAGGCTCAAATTAAGTGTTTTGTTTTTGAAGAGAAGCCTAATTTTAATCTTGATGCTAAATTTCCATTGATGAGCAAGCTGTGCTTAGATAACTATTATGGTATTGCTGTATTTAGCCTTCCAGATATGATTCTTTTAAAGGCTAATGAAACTTTTGCAAGCTTTTTTGACAAGCCATTTAATAAGAAAGAGAATTGTATAGGAAGGCGAGTTAGTGATTTTGTAACTGGTTTTAAGGGAAGCACTTCTGAAAAGATATGGCAGACTATCGTTGAGACTGGAAAAACTCATAAAATAGATGAGTATGTATATGATAGATTTGAAAGAGGCATTACTTATTGGAAGACGACTCTTACTCCTATATGTGAGAATGGAAAATTAAAGTATTGCATTGAAATGACTGAGGATATAACAGAGCAGGTATTATATAGAAAGACAGTAGAAGAACAGGCGAGAGTAATAAAAGAGCAAAATGAGCGTCTTAAGCTGCAGGCAGAAGAGATAAAACAGCAAAAGGAAGAACTTCTTAGTGCAGAATATGAAAAAAATATAGCCCTTGAAAAGGCTTTAGAGATGAAAGACGAATTCTTGTCACTAATAACACATGAGTTTAGGACACCACTTAATGTTATTAATACTGCTATCCAAGCTATTAATTATTTTTGTATAAATGAATTGTCTGAAAGGACTAAAAAGTATGTAGATATGATTAGGCTTAATACCTTCAGACAATTGAGGCTGGTTAATAATCTTCTTGATATTACAAGAGCAAACGCAGGTAGAATTAAAATTAATAAAAAGAACCTAGATATAGTTTTTATATCTAAAGCTATTACAGAATCTGTACAAGCTTATGCTTCTCAAAAGGGGGTAGAGGTAACTTTTATCTCTAAAATCCACAGGAAGGTTATAGGCATTGACGATGAAAAATACGAAAGAATTCTTTTAAATCTACTCTCAAATGCTATTAAATTTACGCCAAAGGGTAAAAGTATAACTGTAAGTCTTGCTTCCAAGAAAAAGAGTATTTGTATTGAAGTAAAGGATGAAGGCATTGGGATACCTAAAGACAAGATGAAAGTTATATTTGAAAGGTTTGGACAGGTTGACAGCTCTTTATCAAGGCAAGCAGAAGGAACGGGCATAGGTTTATCACTAGTTAAGAGATTTATTGAGGCGTTAGACGGCAGCATATCTGTGAAGAGTACAGTGAATAAAGGAAGTACCTTTTCAATTTTGCTGCCAGATGAAATTATAGATGAGAAAGAGAATGAAATGGAAAGTGCAGATTTAATGGATAATCGTTTGGTTCAAGTTACCAATGTAGAGTTTTCCGATATTTATTTATAG
- a CDS encoding alpha-mannosidase, with translation MNKRKLYMIGNSHIDPVWFWRYEEGLQEVKATFASALDRMNEYEEFKFTSSSVAFYKWIEKILPNMSEKIKKAVDSEKWEIVGGWFVEPDCNLPSGEAFVRQGLYSQRYLKEKFGRIAKVGFNIDSFGHNSNLPQLLKKSGIDSYIFMRPGDKEMEPVFNWISKDGSSVVTCRLPGEYTTWFREQTVNNIEHTLNNMGSFREMVCFYGVGNHGGGPTKANIESIRELMKEYEEVELEFSNLKSFFNNIRKYKLQEFEGETRRINVGCYSVDSEIKSLNRKSETAAVRAEKIAVLPKLIGGIYESLNKDFEKIWEIINFNQFHDTLAGTAIKEARDEAVMQFGAVISKANFIRTVSIQNFVNEIDTRGKGFPLILFNTNGYELKDQYVEVELNWFCKAPLTIIDTAGSEVEYQRIKTSCTMINRNIGGRRRIIFKADIPPMGFSIYRLIEENPRLISKISDEVDNFTLENKFIALRFNKDTGLLCSLIDKKNQYEALTNQISHKIYKDTRDTWGHGDNSQFHYLGEDFKLSDIRKIETGVHRSVIRAIYNYGTSTLEQHYILYKDCDYVAVKNHLVWNEKHKLLKMSLPLNISNLMTRAEIPYSFIDRQAINGSEEFMHTWLNAYDKASDSGTLIINDSKYAYSINDNNCELTLVRSAIYAQGTCEGWYSENDTYRYTDQGEQDFTLIFKPHGNKIENYEAVRLSNLINVDLDYIADTNHLGRLKEQKVGFILIDKDNIMLSAVKQAEDDEDIVVRLYETDGIATTTEIAIACCKKKLILEFKPCEIKTIKASKNEYKELNLLEFGGD, from the coding sequence TTGAATAAAAGAAAGCTCTATATGATAGGCAACTCTCATATAGATCCAGTATGGTTTTGGAGATATGAAGAGGGTCTTCAAGAAGTAAAAGCAACCTTTGCTTCTGCTCTTGATAGAATGAATGAGTACGAGGAATTTAAATTTACCTCAAGCTCGGTTGCTTTTTATAAGTGGATTGAAAAAATACTGCCGAATATGTCTGAAAAAATAAAAAAAGCAGTTGATAGTGAAAAATGGGAGATAGTAGGGGGCTGGTTTGTAGAACCAGACTGCAACCTTCCTAGCGGAGAAGCATTTGTTAGACAAGGACTTTATTCTCAAAGATATCTAAAAGAGAAATTTGGAAGGATTGCTAAAGTTGGGTTTAATATAGATAGCTTCGGTCATAATTCTAATCTCCCTCAGCTGCTTAAGAAAAGTGGTATAGATAGTTATATCTTTATGAGACCAGGAGATAAGGAAATGGAGCCTGTGTTTAACTGGATTAGTAAGGATGGAAGCAGTGTTGTTACATGTAGGCTTCCAGGAGAATATACTACTTGGTTTAGGGAGCAAACAGTTAACAACATAGAACACACCTTAAACAATATGGGAAGTTTTCGTGAAATGGTATGTTTTTATGGAGTCGGTAACCATGGAGGAGGACCAACGAAAGCTAATATTGAAAGCATTAGAGAACTTATGAAAGAATACGAGGAAGTTGAGCTTGAATTTTCTAATCTAAAAAGCTTTTTTAATAATATAAGAAAATATAAGCTTCAGGAGTTTGAGGGTGAGACAAGAAGAATTAATGTTGGCTGCTATTCCGTAGATTCTGAGATTAAATCTTTAAATAGAAAGTCGGAAACAGCAGCAGTAAGAGCTGAAAAAATAGCTGTTCTTCCAAAGCTAATTGGAGGAATATATGAAAGTTTAAATAAAGACTTTGAAAAAATATGGGAAATCATTAATTTTAACCAGTTTCATGACACACTTGCTGGCACGGCTATTAAGGAAGCAAGAGACGAGGCGGTTATGCAGTTTGGAGCAGTAATCTCTAAAGCAAACTTTATAAGAACTGTTTCAATACAAAATTTCGTGAATGAAATAGACACTCGAGGAAAGGGGTTTCCTTTAATATTATTTAATACAAATGGATATGAGTTGAAAGATCAGTACGTGGAAGTAGAGTTAAATTGGTTTTGTAAGGCGCCATTAACAATTATAGATACAGCTGGAAGTGAAGTGGAATACCAAAGAATTAAAACTTCCTGTACTATGATAAACAGAAACATTGGGGGAAGAAGAAGGATAATCTTCAAGGCTGATATACCTCCTATGGGATTTAGTATATATAGATTAATTGAAGAAAATCCAAGATTGATTTCGAAAATCTCTGATGAAGTAGATAATTTTACTTTAGAAAATAAGTTTATAGCTTTAAGATTTAATAAAGACACTGGTCTTTTATGTAGTCTTATAGACAAAAAGAATCAGTATGAAGCTCTTACAAATCAAATAAGCCATAAAATTTATAAAGATACAAGAGATACATGGGGACATGGAGACAATAGTCAATTTCATTATCTCGGAGAAGATTTTAAACTTAGCGATATAAGAAAAATTGAAACAGGCGTTCATAGAAGTGTTATAAGAGCTATCTATAACTATGGAACCTCTACACTAGAACAGCATTATATACTCTACAAAGATTGCGATTATGTCGCAGTTAAAAACCATTTAGTATGGAATGAAAAGCATAAGCTACTTAAGATGAGCCTGCCTTTAAATATAAGTAATTTGATGACACGAGCAGAAATTCCATACAGCTTTATTGATAGACAAGCTATAAACGGCAGTGAAGAATTTATGCATACCTGGTTAAATGCTTATGATAAAGCTAGTGATTCAGGTACACTTATAATTAACGACTCTAAGTATGCCTATAGCATTAATGATAATAATTGCGAGCTAACCCTAGTAAGAAGTGCTATTTACGCTCAAGGAACCTGCGAAGGCTGGTACAGTGAGAATGATACCTATAGATATACGGATCAGGGTGAACAGGACTTTACACTTATATTTAAGCCTCACGGAAACAAAATAGAGAACTATGAAGCGGTTAGACTAAGCAATTTGATTAATGTGGATTTAGATTATATTGCAGATACAAATCACTTAGGCAGGCTTAAAGAGCAGAAGGTTGGTTTTATACTCATAGATAAGGATAATATTATGCTGTCTGCAGTAAAACAAGCTGAAGATGATGAGGACATAGTTGTAAGACTGTATGAAACTGATGGTATAGCCACAACTACAGAAATTGCTATAGCCTGTTGCAAGAAGAAGCTAATACTAGAATTTAAGCCTTGTGAAATAAAAACTATAAAAGCATCAAAAAATGAATATAAAGAACTAAACTTACTGGAGTTTGGAGGAGACTAA
- a CDS encoding carbohydrate ABC transporter permease — MGKPKYKTTKREIKETLKGYLFISPWIIGFLIFTFYPMAFSLYSGFTFYDITSIQKWIGLKNYINIFTHDEYFLIALKNTAYYVVFSVPFAIILALCLALLLNSKVWGVKVFRTIYYLPSVLSGVAVTLLWMWIFNPSGGLANTLLSLFGIAGPSWFQDPAWAKPALIIMRLWGVGGSMIIFLAALQDVPRTLYEAAEIDGATGFKRFWHITVPMISPTILFVMITGINGAFQIFDGPFIISGGTGGPANSTLFYNLYLYNKAFLELQMGYASALAWVLFVIVLIFTGIQMYASKKWVHYEGGE, encoded by the coding sequence ATGGGAAAACCTAAGTATAAAACTACTAAAAGAGAAATTAAAGAAACACTTAAAGGCTATTTATTTATTTCACCATGGATTATAGGATTTTTAATATTTACATTTTACCCAATGGCTTTTTCCCTATATTCCGGTTTCACTTTTTATGATATAACATCTATACAAAAATGGATTGGTCTTAAAAACTATATTAACATATTTACACATGATGAGTATTTTTTAATAGCATTAAAAAATACTGCCTATTATGTAGTATTTAGCGTACCATTTGCAATTATTCTTGCTTTATGTTTAGCACTTCTACTAAACTCAAAGGTTTGGGGGGTAAAAGTTTTTAGAACTATTTACTATCTTCCATCAGTATTATCTGGTGTTGCTGTTACCTTACTTTGGATGTGGATATTCAATCCAAGCGGTGGATTAGCTAACACGCTTTTAAGTTTGTTTGGAATTGCAGGACCATCATGGTTCCAAGACCCTGCTTGGGCAAAACCAGCACTTATCATAATGAGGCTTTGGGGAGTAGGTGGAAGCATGATTATATTTCTTGCTGCGCTTCAGGACGTGCCTAGAACTTTGTATGAAGCAGCTGAAATTGATGGGGCCACAGGCTTTAAGAGATTTTGGCATATTACAGTTCCAATGATATCACCAACAATACTATTTGTAATGATAACAGGTATAAATGGAGCTTTCCAAATATTTGACGGACCATTTATTATATCTGGTGGTACTGGAGGACCGGCTAACTCCACATTGTTCTATAACTTATATCTATATAATAAAGCCTTTCTCGAACTTCAAATGGGATATGCGTCAGCACTTGCATGGGTATTATTTGTAATAGTCTTGATATTTACAGGAATACAAATGTATGCTTCTAAGAAATGGGTACACTACGAAGGGGGAGAGTAA
- a CDS encoding ABC transporter substrate-binding protein: protein MKTRKIIAMILSAAVVSGVLAGCGNKEAAKSNTDAQADKPSKPVTVQLWHHWGSEQRKPTITGMLDEFNKLYKDKNLSVEGTFVPFGDMDKKLTAAIAAGNPPDAVVQPIEAVAVMASRNQLEDLTPYLPADIKNKYYDNLWNTVTYNGKIYALPYNTDTRLLFYNKKLFKEAGVTEFPKTWDEFLKVADKLDKKDGDKYTRLTFHPMIGNFGFDTIALSNGGKTVDDFMNPTKPTINTPQNVEALDWMLKWKERYGTKTWTEYMNVGSGANDPFISGKVAVYGNVCNYIATLKKYAPDMEYGAVPMPVGPSGKTTGSVGGGFVVVVPKGAANPRWGAEYAKFMTDDWATTKWALEQADVMINKNANENADLKKNPAWQAVIDNMKYTNVIRRIPTAPNAGGPVGTAVDNVLKAGTAQPKDALDKAQAEVEKMIKDNQALAK from the coding sequence ATGAAAACTAGGAAAATAATTGCAATGATTCTTTCAGCGGCTGTAGTATCAGGTGTACTAGCTGGTTGCGGCAATAAAGAAGCTGCGAAGTCTAATACTGATGCACAAGCTGATAAGCCTTCAAAACCTGTAACAGTTCAATTATGGCATCACTGGGGTTCAGAACAAAGAAAGCCTACTATAACTGGTATGCTTGATGAGTTCAATAAGCTATACAAAGACAAGAACTTAAGTGTTGAAGGAACTTTCGTACCTTTTGGAGATATGGATAAGAAGTTAACTGCAGCAATAGCAGCAGGAAATCCTCCAGATGCAGTAGTTCAGCCAATTGAAGCTGTAGCTGTTATGGCTTCAAGAAACCAGCTCGAGGATTTAACTCCTTATTTACCAGCTGATATTAAAAATAAATACTATGATAATCTTTGGAATACTGTTACATACAATGGAAAGATATATGCTCTTCCATATAATACAGATACAAGATTATTATTCTACAATAAGAAGCTATTTAAAGAAGCTGGTGTAACTGAATTCCCTAAGACTTGGGATGAATTCCTAAAGGTAGCTGATAAGCTTGATAAGAAAGACGGAGACAAATATACTAGATTAACATTCCATCCAATGATAGGTAACTTCGGATTTGATACAATTGCTCTTTCAAATGGTGGAAAAACTGTTGATGATTTTATGAATCCAACAAAGCCAACAATAAATACACCTCAAAACGTTGAAGCATTAGATTGGATGTTAAAGTGGAAAGAAAGATACGGTACTAAGACTTGGACAGAATACATGAATGTAGGTAGTGGAGCTAACGATCCATTTATATCTGGAAAAGTCGCAGTATATGGTAATGTATGTAACTATATTGCTACATTAAAGAAATATGCACCTGATATGGAATATGGAGCAGTACCAATGCCAGTAGGGCCTTCAGGAAAGACAACTGGTTCAGTTGGTGGTGGATTCGTTGTAGTAGTACCTAAGGGAGCAGCTAACCCAAGATGGGGAGCAGAATATGCAAAATTCATGACTGATGACTGGGCAACAACTAAATGGGCTTTAGAGCAAGCTGACGTTATGATTAACAAGAATGCTAATGAAAACGCTGACCTTAAGAAAAATCCAGCATGGCAAGCAGTTATAGACAATATGAAATATACTAACGTTATTAGAAGAATACCTACAGCCCCAAATGCCGGGGGGCCAGTAGGAACTGCTGTAGATAATGTTCTAAAAGCAGGAACTGCTCAGCCTAAGGATGCTTTAGATAAAGCGCAAGCAGAAGTTGAAAAGATGATAAAGGATAATCAAGCCTTAGCTAAATAA
- a CDS encoding AraC family transcriptional regulator gives MSISGFVNSKRDNIDLVLYTCGKETCKPRHSYGPAVRDHFLIHYIIDGEGSYYVDGKTYKLTKNQAFVIFPNVLTYYEADESTPWYYNWVGFSGFKAENYLKQANISRNNPIFTYKRGDLIEKYVDEMIQYQTPTEENELKLHGLLFLYLSELVGNADKHTISENSQKDIYIKKCIEYIEKNFSHNISVTNLAEYIGLNRSYLSSIFKSYLNMSPQEFLIKYRMDKATEFMSTPSLSISEISRSVGYEDPLAFSKIFKKIKGSSPKEYREIMKERLN, from the coding sequence ATGTCTATTTCTGGTTTTGTAAACTCAAAGCGAGATAATATTGATTTGGTTTTATATACATGCGGTAAGGAAACCTGCAAACCTCGTCACTCATATGGTCCAGCTGTAAGGGATCACTTTTTAATCCATTATATTATTGATGGTGAAGGAAGCTATTACGTAGATGGCAAAACCTATAAGCTAACTAAAAATCAGGCGTTTGTCATTTTTCCTAATGTCTTAACCTATTATGAAGCAGATGAGTCTACCCCTTGGTACTATAATTGGGTTGGCTTTTCAGGCTTTAAGGCTGAAAATTATCTAAAACAAGCTAATATATCCAGAAATAATCCCATATTTACATATAAAAGAGGCGATTTAATAGAAAAGTATGTTGATGAGATGATTCAATACCAAACTCCTACTGAGGAAAATGAACTTAAATTACATGGACTGCTTTTTTTGTATTTATCTGAATTGGTTGGAAATGCTGATAAACATACTATTTCAGAAAACAGTCAAAAGGATATTTATATAAAAAAATGTATTGAATACATTGAAAAAAATTTTTCTCACAATATTAGTGTTACAAACTTAGCAGAATACATCGGATTGAACAGAAGCTATTTAAGCTCCATATTTAAAAGTTATCTAAATATGTCACCCCAGGAGTTTTTGATTAAATACAGAATGGATAAAGCAACTGAATTTATGTCTACACCTTCATTATCCATAAGTGAAATCTCCCGTTCAGTAGGCTATGAAGATCCTCTTGCCTTTTCCAAAATTTTTAAGAAAATTAAAGGTTCTTCTCCGAAAGAATACAGAGAGATTATGAAAGAGCGGTTAAACTAA
- a CDS encoding alpha-glucosidase/alpha-galactosidase, which translates to MPKIVFIGAGSTIFAKNVLGDCILTDSLKNSEIALYDINLQRLKESEAILNNINKRYGGQATIKVFTDRKKALERANYVINAVQIGGYKPSTVIDFEIPKKYGLRQTIADTAGIGGIFRGLRTIPVILDLAKEMEELCPEALLINYSNPMAIITGALLRGSSIKTVGLCHSVQVCVKDLFKPLGMDPEGVQWKIAGINHMAWLLEVTKDGKDLYPEIKKKAAERPIPHGNMVRYEIMKHFGYYVTESSNHLSEYTPYFIKSKYPELIGKYNIALDDYIRMCEEQIERWNVIGHELLNNKNLEHERSQEYASYILEAMETDKPFRIHGNVMNTGLITNLPQKAVVEVPCLVDRSGITPCYVGDLPEQLAALNRTNINMQLLTIEAALTKKKEHIYHAAMLDPHTAAELSIDDIISLCDELIEAHGTYLPKYE; encoded by the coding sequence ATGCCAAAGATAGTTTTTATTGGAGCAGGAAGTACCATATTTGCTAAAAATGTGTTAGGAGACTGCATACTAACAGACTCGTTGAAAAATTCTGAGATTGCACTTTATGACATAAATCTGCAAAGGTTAAAAGAATCTGAAGCCATATTGAATAATATTAATAAAAGATATGGCGGACAAGCTACTATAAAAGTTTTTACTGATAGAAAAAAGGCTTTAGAAAGAGCTAATTATGTAATAAATGCTGTACAGATTGGCGGTTATAAACCTTCAACAGTAATAGACTTTGAAATACCTAAAAAATATGGGCTAAGACAAACAATTGCTGATACAGCAGGTATAGGTGGAATATTTAGAGGTTTAAGAACTATACCAGTAATACTTGATCTTGCAAAAGAGATGGAGGAACTTTGTCCGGAGGCGTTACTTATAAATTATTCAAATCCAATGGCCATTATAACTGGAGCTCTTTTAAGAGGAAGCTCGATTAAAACAGTTGGCTTATGCCACAGTGTACAGGTTTGTGTAAAGGATTTGTTTAAGCCATTGGGTATGGATCCAGAGGGGGTTCAGTGGAAAATAGCTGGTATAAACCATATGGCATGGCTCTTGGAAGTAACAAAGGATGGTAAGGATCTGTATCCTGAGATTAAGAAAAAAGCAGCTGAAAGACCTATCCCTCACGGAAATATGGTTAGATATGAGATAATGAAGCATTTTGGATATTATGTAACAGAATCCAGCAACCACCTATCTGAATATACTCCATATTTTATAAAATCTAAGTATCCAGAACTAATAGGAAAATACAATATCGCTTTAGATGATTATATAAGAATGTGTGAAGAGCAAATTGAAAGATGGAATGTAATTGGACATGAACTTCTAAATAACAAGAATCTAGAACATGAAAGAAGTCAAGAGTATGCTTCCTATATACTAGAAGCTATGGAAACAGATAAACCTTTTAGAATTCATGGCAATGTAATGAACACAGGACTTATAACAAACCTTCCGCAGAAGGCAGTTGTTGAAGTACCATGTTTGGTTGATAGAAGTGGAATCACTCCATGTTATGTTGGTGATCTTCCAGAGCAGCTGGCAGCTTTGAATAGAACTAATATTAATATGCAGCTGTTAACTATAGAAGCAGCACTAACTAAAAAGAAGGAGCATATTTATCATGCAGCCATGCTAGATCCTCATACAGCAGCTGAGTTATCCATAGATGATATAATAAGCTTATGCGATGAGTTAATAGAAGCTCATGGGACTTATCTTCCAAAATATGAATAA